Proteins encoded together in one Bacteroidota bacterium window:
- a CDS encoding GNAT family N-acetyltransferase, giving the protein MKIQTLQNSEIGLLKGLQPDGWQDIIPIFDFYTQTDFCFPVKVTINNKIVGIGAGIVHNNIAWLGHIIVHSDNRNKGIGKLITQSLIELMKTKHCEPIYLIATDLGASLYERIGFETETEYMFFKDINKKPNWLVSKNIKPITKDFHEQIYFIDKINSGEDRIFHIQKYFSRGFVYLHEKVVEGYYLPTFGEGLIIANRPTAGLELMKMRLLTKDNAAFPIDNLNAIEFMHQHNYQEFKRAKRMRFGSKQNWFPENIYNRIAGNLG; this is encoded by the coding sequence TTGAAAATACAAACATTACAAAATAGCGAAATAGGTTTACTAAAGGGCCTACAACCAGATGGATGGCAAGATATAATTCCAATTTTTGATTTTTATACCCAGACAGATTTTTGTTTTCCAGTGAAGGTAACTATAAACAATAAAATTGTAGGTATAGGAGCAGGCATTGTTCATAATAATATTGCTTGGTTGGGGCATATTATTGTTCATTCAGATAATAGAAACAAGGGTATTGGAAAACTAATAACCCAATCTTTGATTGAGCTTATGAAAACAAAGCACTGTGAACCAATTTATTTAATAGCCACTGACCTTGGCGCTTCTTTATATGAAAGAATTGGTTTTGAAACAGAAACTGAATATATGTTTTTTAAGGATATTAATAAGAAACCAAATTGGCTGGTATCAAAAAATATCAAACCAATTACCAAGGATTTTCATGAACAAATTTACTTTATAGACAAAATAAATTCAGGGGAAGACAGGATTTTTCATATTCAGAAATACTTTTCCAGGGGCTTTGTATATCTTCATGAAAAGGTTGTTGAAGGTTACTATTTGCCAACTTTTGGAGAAGGTTTAATTATTGCAAATAGACCCACTGCAGGACTTGAACTTATGAAAATGCGATTATTAACAAAAGATAATGCTGCTTTCCCAATTGATAATTTAAATGCAATTGAATTCATGCATCAGCATAATTACCAGGAATTTAAGAGAGCGAAAAGGATGAGATTTGGGTCCAAACAAAATTGGTTCCCTGAAAATATTTACAATAGGATTGCTGGAAATCTTGGTTAA
- a CDS encoding FKBP-type peptidyl-prolyl cis-trans isomerase — protein MARIILLLLTLFVFCACKKNVKTQAQVDDEKIIAYLEKNSLNATKTESGLYYIIDSIGTGISPSSSSTVTVAYKGYFVDEKVFDQSNSSGIKFNLSQVILGWTEGVPYFRKGGKGRLLIPSALGYGNQARNGIPASSVLIFDIHLIDVH, from the coding sequence ATGGCCCGGATAATACTTCTTCTTTTGACCCTTTTTGTTTTTTGCGCCTGCAAAAAGAATGTAAAAACACAAGCTCAAGTGGATGATGAAAAAATAATTGCTTATTTGGAAAAAAACAGTTTAAATGCTACAAAAACAGAAAGTGGACTTTATTACATAATTGATTCCATTGGTACAGGAATCTCTCCTAGTTCTTCTTCAACTGTTACAGTAGCATATAAAGGATATTTTGTTGATGAAAAAGTGTTTGATCAAAGTAATTCCTCAGGAATAAAATTCAATCTAAGCCAGGTAATATTGGGATGGACAGAGGGAGTTCCATATTTCAGAAAAGGAGGCAAAGGCAGATTGCTAATACCATCAGCATTAGGGTATGGTAATCAGGCAAGAAATGGAATACCTGCTTCAAGTGTATTGATTTTTGATATACATTTAATAGATGTACATTAA
- a CDS encoding alpha/beta fold hydrolase, whose product MKKILLIIIGCFVLSSCSFNHFFYFTSTPYVEIQGINYEEVEITNHKNKKLHGIILRPSKRIAKANIIFLHGNGGNVSTWIHRVKPFADHGYNVLLFDYEGYGKSEGKPSHKNLLKDSQLFLDYLVNNNKTENLKIVLMGHSMGGNLAVEIAKRNQDKIDVLIIEGAFSSHKNIAIRFVPDKIKPLAKLLVRAPYSALEAIKEIKNMQKLIIHSYEDQVCLMSMSEQLFEDAVEPKELWKINGEHCRAIFYYEKEYIEKTDSLLILSNKNNN is encoded by the coding sequence ATGAAAAAAATACTTTTGATAATAATTGGGTGCTTTGTTCTCTCATCATGCTCTTTCAATCATTTCTTTTATTTTACAAGTACTCCTTATGTTGAAATTCAAGGAATAAATTATGAGGAGGTAGAAATAACAAACCATAAAAATAAAAAACTCCACGGAATAATATTAAGGCCATCTAAAAGGATTGCAAAGGCTAATATCATATTTCTTCATGGCAATGGCGGCAATGTTAGTACCTGGATCCACAGGGTTAAACCATTTGCAGATCACGGCTACAATGTTCTGCTCTTTGACTATGAGGGATATGGTAAATCTGAAGGAAAACCTTCGCACAAGAATTTATTAAAGGACAGTCAATTGTTTTTGGATTATTTAGTAAATAACAACAAAACTGAAAATTTGAAAATAGTACTTATGGGCCATTCAATGGGAGGGAATTTAGCCGTAGAAATAGCCAAAAGAAACCAGGATAAAATTGATGTCCTAATAATTGAAGGAGCCTTTTCTTCGCATAAAAATATTGCAATAAGATTTGTTCCAGATAAGATTAAACCACTCGCAAAATTGCTTGTTCGTGCACCCTATAGCGCTCTTGAAGCAATAAAGGAAATAAAAAATATGCAGAAATTAATAATACATAGTTATGAAGATCAGGTTTGTTTAATGTCAATGAGTGAACAATTATTTGAAGATGCAGTTGAACCAAAAGAATTATGGAAAATAAATGGGGAACATTGCCGCGCTATTTTTTATTATGAAAAAGAATACATAGAAAAAACAGACAGTTTGCTTATACTTTCCAATAAAAACAATAATTAA
- a CDS encoding aromatic amino acid lyase → MISIGEQQLTISDIYAILFEEQKIKLSEKALKKVNESYLFLNEFSKGKLIYGINTGFGPMAQYKIADKDLRQLQYNLIRSHCSGSGNLLSDDDLKSTMIVRLVSLMRGYSGVNKELVELLRELINKGILPCIYEHGGVGASGDLVQLAHLALTLIGEGEVVYNGKVSDAASVYKKEKLKPLTIHKREGIAVLNGTSAMSGIGAINLIYARKLLNWSVAFSTIINEIVEAFDDHFSTELNGVKHHVGQQKVAAAMRKIVGKSKLIKKRSDTLYQSKNIEQQDIVKEKVQEYYSLRCVPQILGPVYDSIVYAEQVVMNEVNSVNDNPIIDCENQDVFHGGNFHGDYVALEMDKLKIAVTKLAMLSERQLNYLLNDKLNQKLPPFLNLGKLGLNYGIQGMQFTATSTTAECQTLSMPAYIHSIPNNNDNQDVVSMGTNAALITRKVIENTFEVLSIHAIAVVQAVDGLECSNRLSPFSKKIYNEIRKICPVILEDRPMYKDIKKVREYLKKEKINIV, encoded by the coding sequence ATGATTTCTATAGGTGAACAACAACTGACTATAAGCGATATTTATGCTATTCTTTTTGAAGAACAAAAGATTAAATTGTCGGAAAAAGCATTAAAAAAAGTCAATGAGAGTTATTTGTTTTTAAACGAATTTTCAAAAGGGAAGCTTATTTACGGCATAAACACTGGTTTTGGGCCTATGGCTCAATATAAAATAGCCGACAAGGATTTAAGACAATTACAATATAATCTTATTCGTAGTCACTGCTCTGGTTCTGGAAATTTATTATCTGATGATGATTTAAAATCCACCATGATTGTTCGCCTTGTTTCATTAATGCGTGGATATTCAGGAGTAAATAAGGAATTGGTAGAGCTGCTTCGTGAGCTAATAAACAAAGGAATTTTACCCTGTATATATGAACATGGTGGGGTAGGAGCAAGTGGGGATTTGGTACAACTTGCGCATTTAGCACTTACATTAATTGGGGAGGGAGAAGTAGTATACAATGGGAAAGTTTCTGATGCTGCAAGCGTATACAAAAAAGAAAAGCTTAAACCACTTACAATTCATAAAAGAGAGGGTATAGCGGTTCTTAATGGAACTTCTGCTATGTCTGGAATTGGTGCGATAAATTTAATATATGCCAGAAAATTACTGAATTGGTCAGTTGCCTTTTCAACCATTATAAATGAAATTGTTGAAGCCTTTGATGATCATTTTTCAACAGAACTGAATGGGGTAAAGCATCATGTTGGCCAACAAAAAGTGGCTGCGGCAATGCGTAAGATTGTTGGAAAGAGTAAATTAATTAAAAAACGATCTGATACTTTATATCAAAGTAAAAATATAGAACAGCAGGATATTGTAAAGGAAAAAGTGCAGGAGTATTATTCCCTTAGATGCGTACCTCAAATACTCGGACCTGTTTATGATTCAATTGTTTATGCCGAACAAGTGGTAATGAATGAGGTTAATTCTGTAAATGACAACCCCATAATTGATTGTGAAAATCAGGATGTTTTTCATGGAGGAAATTTTCATGGTGATTATGTTGCCCTTGAAATGGATAAATTAAAGATTGCTGTTACAAAACTTGCGATGCTTTCCGAACGCCAGTTAAATTACTTGCTTAATGATAAACTCAATCAAAAACTACCTCCATTTCTTAATCTTGGTAAACTTGGTTTAAATTATGGTATACAAGGCATGCAGTTTACTGCAACATCTACCACTGCAGAGTGTCAAACACTTTCTATGCCTGCATATATTCACAGTATCCCTAATAATAATGACAACCAGGATGTTGTAAGCATGGGTACCAATGCAGCTTTAATTACCAGGAAGGTAATAGAAAACACTTTTGAGGTTCTTTCCATACACGCTATTGCTGTTGTTCAGGCTGTAGATGGATTAGAATGTTCCAACCGACTTTCCCCTTTTTCAAAGAAAATCTACAATGAAATAAGAAAAATATGCCCTGTAATTCTTGAAGACAGACCAATGTACAAGGACATTAAAAAAGTCAGGGAGTATTTGAAAAAGGAAAAAATCAATATAGTATAA
- the fabG gene encoding 3-oxoacyl-ACP reductase FabG, producing the protein MKYALVTGGSRGIGRAVCIRLAQMQFNILLNYKSNDTEAEKTKQMIESQGVVCELLKFDVSSKQQADDVLAGWIENNKDKIIEVLVNNAGVREDNLLMWMTEAQWKNVISTSLDSFFYVTRHVVNQMLVKKYGRIINMVSLSGLKGLPGQTNYSAAKAGLIGATKALAQEVARRGVTVNALAPGFIETEMTADLDEKQLSALVPMKRFGKAEEVAEAVAFFASPGSSYITGEVLNINGGLYS; encoded by the coding sequence GTGAAATACGCATTAGTTACAGGAGGATCAAGAGGAATAGGCAGGGCAGTATGTATAAGACTTGCTCAAATGCAATTCAATATTTTATTGAATTATAAAAGCAACGACACCGAGGCTGAAAAAACAAAACAAATGATTGAGTCACAAGGTGTGGTGTGCGAACTGCTGAAATTTGATGTTTCCAGTAAGCAACAAGCAGATGATGTGCTTGCAGGATGGATTGAAAACAATAAGGATAAGATTATTGAAGTTCTTGTTAACAATGCTGGAGTAAGAGAAGATAATTTACTGATGTGGATGACAGAAGCTCAGTGGAAGAATGTGATTTCTACCAGCCTTGACTCATTTTTTTATGTTACAAGACATGTGGTAAATCAAATGCTCGTGAAAAAATATGGCAGAATAATTAATATGGTCTCGCTTTCCGGATTAAAAGGATTGCCAGGACAAACAAATTATTCAGCTGCTAAAGCAGGTTTAATTGGGGCTACCAAAGCCCTTGCACAAGAAGTGGCCAGAAGGGGAGTTACTGTAAATGCACTTGCACCAGGTTTTATTGAAACTGAAATGACTGCAGATCTGGATGAAAAACAGTTATCAGCCTTGGTTCCTATGAAAAGATTTGGTAAGGCTGAGGAAGTAGCAGAGGCAGTTGCCTTTTTCGCATCTCCTGGTTCATCCTACATTACAGGTGAGGTATTAAATATTAATGGTGGCCTTTATTCATAA
- a CDS encoding beta-ketoacyl-[acyl-carrier-protein] synthase family protein yields the protein MKRVVITGMGIYSCIGKDMEQVRDSLFNGKSGIILDQSRKEFGYRSGLTGLVERPPLKGVLDRRARIMLPEQGEFAYIATLEALKNAGLDQTYLDENEVGIIYGNDSSAKPVMEAIDIIREKKDTMLVGSGSVFQTMNSTVTMNLSTIFRLRGINYTISAACASGSHAIGTGYNFIRTGQQDMIVCGGAQEVNIYSMGNFDALSAFSIREHEPTKASRPFDRARDGLVPSGGAATVILESLESALKRGANILGEVIGYGFSSNGGHISNPTVDGPVKALAMSMKDSGITADQIDYINAHATSTPVGDSSEAKAIDAVFNQSRPPVSSTKSMTGHECWMAGASEIVYSMIMMKEGFIAPNINFENPDEDSARLNIIDKTLDKNINVFLSNSFGFGGTNSSLIIKKWEKI from the coding sequence ATGAAAAGAGTAGTGATAACAGGTATGGGAATATATTCCTGCATCGGAAAAGATATGGAGCAGGTAAGAGATTCCTTATTTAATGGAAAATCTGGGATTATACTTGATCAATCCAGAAAGGAATTTGGTTATCGTTCAGGACTTACTGGCCTTGTTGAAAGGCCTCCTCTAAAGGGAGTATTGGACAGAAGAGCCAGGATAATGTTACCAGAACAAGGAGAATTTGCATATATAGCTACCTTGGAGGCATTAAAAAACGCAGGTTTAGATCAAACATATCTTGATGAGAATGAGGTTGGAATCATTTATGGGAATGATAGTTCCGCAAAGCCTGTTATGGAAGCCATTGATATAATACGGGAAAAAAAAGACACTATGCTTGTTGGTAGTGGTTCTGTTTTTCAAACGATGAATTCAACCGTAACAATGAATCTTTCTACAATATTCAGGCTTAGGGGGATTAATTACACTATTAGCGCTGCTTGCGCAAGCGGCTCTCATGCCATTGGTACGGGTTATAATTTTATTCGTACAGGCCAGCAGGATATGATTGTTTGTGGGGGTGCTCAGGAAGTAAATATTTATTCAATGGGAAATTTTGATGCCCTGTCTGCTTTTTCCATAAGAGAACATGAACCTACAAAAGCTTCTCGTCCTTTTGATAGAGCAAGAGATGGTTTAGTTCCTAGCGGAGGTGCTGCTACTGTTATTTTGGAAAGCCTTGAATCGGCTCTTAAAAGAGGGGCAAACATATTAGGAGAAGTAATAGGCTATGGATTTTCATCTAATGGCGGGCATATTTCCAATCCTACTGTAGATGGGCCTGTGAAAGCTTTGGCAATGTCCATGAAGGATTCTGGTATTACTGCTGATCAAATAGATTATATTAATGCCCATGCAACATCAACCCCTGTGGGTGATTCGAGTGAAGCAAAAGCAATTGATGCAGTATTTAATCAATCAAGACCTCCAGTAAGTTCTACAAAATCAATGACCGGGCATGAATGCTGGATGGCAGGGGCAAGCGAAATTGTTTACTCAATGATTATGATGAAAGAAGGTTTCATTGCTCCTAATATCAATTTTGAAAATCCTGATGAAGATTCTGCGCGTTTAAATATTATTGATAAAACTTTGGATAAAAATATTAATGTATTTTTGTCCAATTCGTTCGGATTTGGCGGGACAAACTCCTCGCTTATTATTAAAAAATGGGAAAAGATATAA
- a CDS encoding acyl carrier protein has protein sequence MEKKEIIEKINSFLVEEFEVEYEKISPEANLRETLELDSLDYIDLVVVIESNFGFKVQAEDFTGIQTFENFYDYVLSKVEQKESI, from the coding sequence ATGGAAAAAAAAGAAATCATAGAAAAAATCAATAGTTTTTTGGTTGAAGAATTTGAAGTAGAGTATGAAAAAATTAGTCCAGAGGCAAACTTACGGGAGACCCTTGAACTGGATAGCCTGGATTATATCGATTTAGTTGTTGTTATTGAAAGTAACTTTGGATTTAAAGTACAAGCAGAAGATTTTACAGGCATTCAGACCTTTGAAAATTTCTACGATTATGTGTTATCCAAAGTTGAGCAAAAAGAATCAATATAA
- a CDS encoding lysophospholipid acyltransferase family protein, with protein sequence MPQWQGKSKGGSAGYKFFVFLIKTFGISFSYFFLRFVTLYYFFFSAETSRHILDFYQNKLKFSWFRSRIKLYQNYYMLGQTLIDKIAVMAKIPTNFSFDFDGEHNLREMVSLKKGGLLLSGHAGNWEAAGHLLQRLNTRINIVMYDGEDAQIKKYMDEVTGQKTFQIIFVKEDLSHIYKINQALASNELVCIHADRFLPENKTLSTEFFGSLARFPEGPFLLALKLKVPIVYVYAFKESNSHYHFYSTKIKYFYQHNGDSIQSVLNDFALDFQGMVKKYPEQWFNYYDFWQQ encoded by the coding sequence ATGCCTCAATGGCAGGGGAAATCCAAGGGAGGATCTGCTGGATACAAATTTTTTGTATTCCTGATTAAAACATTTGGAATAAGTTTTTCTTATTTTTTTCTGCGCTTTGTAACACTTTATTATTTTTTCTTTTCGGCAGAAACTTCAAGGCATATACTTGATTTTTACCAAAACAAATTGAAGTTTAGCTGGTTCAGATCGAGGATTAAGCTTTATCAGAATTATTACATGCTTGGTCAAACCTTAATTGATAAAATAGCGGTGATGGCCAAAATCCCAACCAATTTTAGTTTTGATTTTGATGGCGAGCATAACCTGCGCGAGATGGTTTCTTTGAAAAAAGGAGGATTGTTACTTAGCGGGCATGCAGGAAATTGGGAGGCCGCAGGCCACTTATTACAAAGGCTCAATACCAGAATTAACATTGTAATGTATGATGGGGAGGACGCCCAAATCAAAAAATATATGGATGAGGTTACCGGCCAAAAAACATTCCAGATTATTTTTGTAAAAGAGGACCTTTCCCATATTTATAAAATCAATCAGGCCTTGGCCTCCAATGAACTTGTATGTATTCATGCTGACAGGTTTTTGCCGGAGAATAAAACCCTCTCCACCGAATTTTTTGGGAGTTTAGCTCGTTTTCCCGAAGGTCCCTTCCTTTTAGCCCTTAAACTTAAGGTGCCTATTGTTTATGTTTATGCTTTTAAGGAAAGTAATTCTCATTATCATTTTTATTCTACAAAAATAAAGTATTTTTACCAGCACAATGGCGATTCAATTCAAAGCGTATTGAATGATTTTGCCTTAGATTTTCAGGGAATGGTAAAAAAGTATCCTGAACAATGGTTTAACTATTATGACTTTTGGCAACAATAA